The Thermoproteales archaeon genome segment AATGCCATTTTACCACCACAATAAAGTAGTAGATTCAATAATATAAACTTGTTGTAAAAACTTATAATCATTTTAAGCTTATCTAATTTTTATTCCCGTAATTTTAACCAATTTCTTAACAGGAAACGCTCCTTCCCTTAGCACAATTGGAGGCTTTTTAGATAAATCTATTACAGTCGACACTGGGCGTCTGGGCAATATACCCGCGTCTAGCAACAAGTCTACGTTTTCCAATTTAGCAATGATTAGTGAAGGTTCGTATATAGGAGGTTCTCCCGATAAATTTGCGCTAGTAGCCGTTATTGGCACGCCTGAGATTCTAGCTATTTCTATAGGATATATGCAAAGAGGATACCTTATACCCACCGCTCCGTCAGGATTCAGAATGCCTTCTGGAAAGAGCTTTGGATATTTAGTTTTCAAAATTAGAGTTAATTTCTCGGGTAGTAACGCTAGGAACTTACTCGCTATTTCATCGATCACAAATAGCTTTTCAATAGTTTTAATAGAATCGACAAAAATTGACAACGGCTTGTGAAGACTTCTTCGCTTGATTTTAAAAACTTTTAGTACACAATCTTTTTCGAATGCGTTGGCGGCAAGACCATAAGATGTGTCGGTGGGAATGGCAACTACACCGCAGCTTTTTATGATTTCAGCGGCTCTATTAATAGCATCGCTAATATTTTCACTAGT includes the following:
- a CDS encoding threonylcarbamoyl-AMP synthase, translating into MEIIKVTSENISDAINRAAEIIKSCGVVAIPTDTSYGLAANAFEKDCVLKVFKIKRRSLHKPLSIFVDSIKTIEKLFVIDEIASKFLALLPEKLTLILKTKYPKLFPEGILNPDGAVGIRYPLCIYPIEIARISGVPITATSANLSGEPPIYEPSLIIAKLENVDLLLDAGILPRRPVSTVIDLSKKPPIVLREGAFPVKKLVKITGIKIR